Genomic segment of Verrucomicrobiota bacterium:
TCGACACCTTCCTTGCACGTCGCGAGGAACTACTGCCGTCGATCCGGGAATACTCGCCCTACGCCCACGTCACCGCTGACGATCCGCCGGTTTATCTCATCTACCGCGAAGCCCCCGCAGCGGGCCGGCCGCAGTCAGACCCTACGCACAGCGCGAACTTCGGCATCAAATTGCAGGAGCAATGTCAGCGCGTCGGCGTTCCTTGTGAACTGGTCTATCCCGGCCTGCCCGATGTGACGAACGCACAAGTGACGGATTTCGTGATCACGATGCTGAAAAAGTGAACGAGCTTATGAAACGCATCCTCACCCTCCTCACCGCCCTATTGCTCGCGCCGCTGGCCGCTTTGCACGCCGCCGAACCGCCCGCGAAGAAGCCCAACATCGTCTTTATCCTCGTCGATGACCTGCGATGGGACGAGATGGATTATGCGTTCGTGAAGGCTCCGCACATCGCACGGCTGGCGCGGGAGGGCACGCGGTTCAGCAACGCCTTCGCCACGACGCCGCTCTGCTCGCCAAGCCGCGCGAGTTTTCTCACCGGCCAATATGCGCACACGCACGGCATCACCGACAACACCGACCGCAGCCCGCGCAGCCACGAGCTGGTCACGTTCCCGCGGCTGCTCCACGTCGCCGGCTACGAGACGGCCTTTGTGGGCAAATGGCACATGGGTGTCGATGACCGCGCCCGGCCAGGGATTGATTACTGGGTGAGCGTCCAAGGCCAGGGGCGCTACCTCGATCCTGAATTCAACGTCAACGGCGAGCGGAAACAAATCGCCGGCTACTTCACCGACATCCTCAACGGCTTCGCGAACGAGTTCCTGAAAAAGCCGCGCACGAAACCGGTCCTGCTCTATGTCTCGCACAAGGCCGTGCATCCCGACCTGACGCAAAACGCTGACGGCAGCCTCTCCGATCCGAGCGCGGGGAAATTCATTCCCGCCGAACGGCACAAGTCGCTCTACGCCGGTGCCGCGATCCCACATCGCGCCAACTACGGCGGGCCCCCGTCGGACAAGCCGGCGCTTCTGCGTCCCGTTGCAAACATGGCCCCGCTCGGCCCGGCGACCGTCACCGACGATGGAAGCATCCGCAACCGGCTGCGGATGCTCGCGTCGGTGGATGAAGGACTCGGCGACATTCTCAAAATCCTCGAAGGGCAGAAGCAGCTCGAAAACACGCTCATCATTTTCACCAGCGACGAAGGCTATTTCTACGGCGAGCACGGCCTGAGCGTGGAGCGACGCCTCGCCTACGAGGAATCCATCCGCATCCCGCTGCTCATGCGTTGGCCGGGGCACATCAAGGCTGGCGCGACCCTTGAGCAGTTCGCGCTGAACATCGACATCGCGCCGACGCTGCTCGACATCGCCGGCACCACGATTCCGGCCACGATGCAGGGCCGCTCCCTGCTGCCACTGCTCCGCGGCGACACCTCAGCGGCGCGCTCATGGCGCAACTCGCTCCTGATCGAGTATTGGTCCGACAAGGTTTTCCCGCGCGTCGTCAGCATGGGCTATCAAGCCGTCCGCACCGACCG
This window contains:
- a CDS encoding sulfatase, with translation MKRILTLLTALLLAPLAALHAAEPPAKKPNIVFILVDDLRWDEMDYAFVKAPHIARLAREGTRFSNAFATTPLCSPSRASFLTGQYAHTHGITDNTDRSPRSHELVTFPRLLHVAGYETAFVGKWHMGVDDRARPGIDYWVSVQGQGRYLDPEFNVNGERKQIAGYFTDILNGFANEFLKKPRTKPVLLYVSHKAVHPDLTQNADGSLSDPSAGKFIPAERHKSLYAGAAIPHRANYGGPPSDKPALLRPVANMAPLGPATVTDDGSIRNRLRMLASVDEGLGDILKILEGQKQLENTLIIFTSDEGYFYGEHGLSVERRLAYEESIRIPLLMRWPGHIKAGATLEQFALNIDIAPTLLDIAGTTIPATMQGRSLLPLLRGDTSAARSWRNSLLIEYWSDKVFPRVVSMGYQAVRTDRWKLIRYTDLKGMDELYDLESDPFEMNNLINAPAARDVLPKVQADLEQLLKQSN